One stretch of Spirochaetota bacterium DNA includes these proteins:
- a CDS encoding long-chain fatty acid--CoA ligase: protein MSKKSISYKDKPWLKFYDKGVPATIDFIDCTLNDYFEEAITKYPNRVAFVSQGYEMTYSELGDAVNRFATCLADFGINKGDRVAIHLPNILHCVAAYYAIIKIGGIVVMHNPLYSPAELEYQFNDSGAKVVVTLDLFGNTIIDLRPKTHVKQIVCVSLRDYLPSSVDPNTVLSAEPKQADNVFKWKDIMSNYPPNPPKVIVTTDDIAQLQYTGGTTGVSKGAMLTHSNLTKQLQQIDAWDTTIHRGDEMTMVGALPFFHVYGLSTVMNLNIYDGFKTILTGRPTPEALMDIIQKYRPQIACLVPTMYIGMLNHPDFEKLDLTCIKRLMSGSAPLPLEVIKAYEEKAGVHINEGYGLTEASPVTHSNPYGTVQKSGSIGIPYPSTEVRIVDLETGEKDMPVGQPGEMIIKGPQIMKGYWNRPDETAKTIRNGWLYTGDIAIMDEDGYFFIVDRKKDMVISGGYNVYPREIDEVLYTHPKVLEACCIGIPHPTRGEQIKAFVVLKEGETATEKEIIDYCATKLAKYKLPTIVEFRTELPKSNVGKILRKVLREEEMQKIK, encoded by the coding sequence ATGAGTAAAAAATCTATCTCATATAAAGACAAACCATGGCTAAAATTTTACGATAAAGGAGTACCTGCCACAATTGATTTTATTGATTGCACTCTCAATGATTATTTTGAAGAAGCTATCACAAAATATCCTAATAGGGTAGCTTTTGTTTCCCAGGGTTATGAAATGACCTATAGTGAACTTGGGGATGCAGTGAATAGATTTGCAACATGCCTGGCAGATTTTGGAATAAATAAAGGCGACCGTGTTGCGATACATTTGCCAAATATACTTCATTGCGTAGCAGCTTACTATGCGATCATTAAAATTGGCGGCATAGTAGTTATGCATAATCCTTTATATTCCCCTGCTGAATTAGAATATCAATTTAACGATTCCGGTGCTAAAGTTGTTGTAACGCTAGATCTTTTTGGGAATACAATCATTGATTTAAGGCCAAAGACTCATGTGAAACAGATTGTTTGTGTATCTCTGCGAGATTATCTTCCTTCATCAGTAGACCCTAACACCGTTTTATCCGCTGAACCAAAACAAGCAGACAATGTATTCAAATGGAAAGATATTATGAGTAACTATCCCCCCAATCCTCCAAAAGTAATAGTTACTACTGATGATATTGCCCAATTACAATATACAGGCGGCACAACAGGGGTTTCAAAAGGTGCCATGTTAACTCATAGTAATCTGACAAAACAATTACAACAAATAGATGCATGGGATACAACCATTCATAGAGGTGACGAGATGACAATGGTTGGGGCATTACCATTTTTCCATGTATATGGTTTATCAACTGTTATGAATTTAAATATTTATGATGGATTTAAGACAATTCTTACTGGCAGACCTACACCTGAAGCTTTGATGGATATAATCCAAAAATACCGTCCCCAAATTGCATGCCTTGTCCCAACAATGTATATAGGAATGCTTAATCACCCTGATTTTGAAAAATTGGATCTTACATGTATTAAACGTCTTATGAGTGGTAGCGCACCACTTCCACTGGAAGTTATAAAAGCATATGAAGAAAAAGCTGGTGTACATATCAATGAAGGTTACGGATTAACAGAAGCATCACCTGTTACTCACTCAAATCCTTATGGAACTGTACAAAAATCTGGAAGCATTGGTATTCCTTATCCTAGCACAGAAGTAAGAATAGTTGATCTTGAAACGGGAGAAAAAGATATGCCTGTGGGCCAGCCAGGAGAAATGATTATCAAAGGCCCTCAGATTATGAAAGGATATTGGAATAGACCCGATGAAACAGCTAAAACAATTAGAAATGGTTGGCTTTACACTGGTGATATCGCAATCATGGACGAGGATGGTTACTTCTTCATTGTAGACAGAAAAAAAGATATGGTAATATCAGGTGGATATAATGTCTATCCTCGTGAGATTGATGAAGTTCTATATACACATCCAAAGGTGCTGGAAGCGTGTTGTATAGGGATTCCCCACCCCACACGGGGAGAACAGATCAAAGCATTTGTAGTACTTAAAGAAGGTGAAACAGCCACTGAAAAGGAAATAATCGATTACTGTGCTACAAAGCTGGCTAAATATAAATTACCTACTATAGTTGAATTCAGAACTGAATTACCCAAGAGTAATGTAGGGAAAATATTGCGAAAAGTCCTTAGAGAAGAGGAGATGCAAAAGATTAAGTGA
- the fliS gene encoding flagellar export chaperone FliS, with protein sequence MALPNRNPYDQYKHTEINTANQGKLIVMLYDGAIKFCNIAIENMHPKTYDIANNNIIKAQDIINELILALNMNEGGDVARNLFNLYIFFKKQLLEANIQKNPEILKNTVKLLKELRDAWDKISTKETPSDRVATASKGSFSIEG encoded by the coding sequence ATGGCTTTACCAAATAGAAATCCTTACGACCAATATAAACACACAGAGATAAATACCGCCAACCAGGGTAAATTAATAGTAATGTTATATGATGGTGCCATTAAATTTTGCAATATTGCAATAGAAAACATGCACCCTAAAACATATGACATTGCCAATAATAACATCATTAAAGCCCAGGATATTATCAATGAATTGATTTTAGCATTGAATATGAATGAAGGTGGCGATGTAGCACGAAACCTTTTCAATTTATATATTTTCTTCAAAAAGCAGCTGTTAGAAGCAAATATACAGAAAAACCCTGAAATATTAAAAAATACTGTAAAACTATTAAAAGAGTTAAGGGATGCATGGGATAAAATATCTACTAAAGAAACTCCTTCGGATAGAGTTGCAACAGCATCCAAAGGTTCATTTTCAATTGAGGGATGA
- a CDS encoding phosphoribosylaminoimidazolesuccinocarboxamide synthase, whose protein sequence is MEAVTTTKVPGAKKLFSGKVRDVYKVDDEHLIIVSTDRISAFDWVFPNGIPGKGIILNTISNLWFKNIRLINNHIVETDYKNFPKPFCDYPEFFKDRAVLVKKAKRIDFECVARGYIIGSGWKDYQKTGKVCGIELPKGLQLADELPYPIFTPATKADSGHDENITIEEMKKSLSTDIAEKLAQVTLDLYDFAREKLKKVGIILADTKFEFGFSDKEIILIDEVLTPDSSRFWDAALYKPGISPVSLDKQFIRDYLETTTWDKNSPPPPLPDEIIQKTKEKYEEILHRIKQILS, encoded by the coding sequence ATGGAAGCTGTAACCACAACAAAAGTTCCAGGAGCAAAAAAACTATTTTCAGGTAAAGTACGAGATGTATATAAAGTTGATGATGAACATCTCATTATTGTTTCAACAGATAGAATTTCTGCATTTGATTGGGTATTCCCTAATGGTATCCCCGGTAAAGGCATTATTTTAAATACAATATCAAATCTATGGTTTAAAAATATACGCCTTATTAATAATCATATCGTTGAAACAGATTATAAAAATTTCCCAAAGCCGTTTTGCGATTACCCTGAATTTTTTAAAGACAGGGCTGTGCTGGTCAAAAAAGCAAAGCGAATTGATTTTGAATGTGTTGCACGTGGGTACATTATTGGAAGTGGTTGGAAAGATTACCAGAAGACAGGAAAAGTGTGTGGTATAGAATTGCCTAAAGGATTGCAACTAGCTGATGAATTACCCTACCCTATATTTACTCCTGCTACAAAGGCCGATTCCGGTCATGACGAAAATATCACTATCGAAGAAATGAAAAAGTCACTGAGTACTGATATCGCTGAAAAGCTAGCTCAGGTCACTTTAGATTTATATGATTTTGCACGTGAAAAATTAAAAAAAGTTGGAATAATATTAGCTGATACAAAATTTGAATTTGGATTTTCGGATAAAGAGATAATTCTTATAGATGAGGTATTAACACCTGACAGTTCCAGGTTCTGGGATGCTGCGTTATATAAACCAGGTATTTCTCCTGTAAGCCTAGACAAACAATTTATACGTGATTATCTGGAAACAACCACATGGGATAAAAATTCACCTCCCCCCCCTCTCCCCGACGAAATTATCCAGAAAACCAAGGAAAAATACGAGGAGATTTTACATAGAATTAAGCAGATTTTAAGTTAA
- the gatB gene encoding Asp-tRNA(Asn)/Glu-tRNA(Gln) amidotransferase subunit GatB produces the protein MDGVFMEFDAVIGLEVHVQLNTKSKIFCSCSTQFGSPANTQVCPVCLGLPGVLPVLNKEVLKKAIQAGLALHCKIATYSKFDRKNYFYPDLPKAYQISQYDKPICYDGYIEIATKEGIKKIGITRLHMEEDAGKNIHSEDSDNKISYVDFNRTGVPLVEIVSEPDISSPDEAYQYLQNLRSILKYIEVSDCNMEEGSLRCDVNVSLKPKGSTTFGQKVEIKNLNSFRSVKLALEYEIERQKKMLLQNERIVQETRLWDADRNITFSMRSKEEAHDYRYFPEPDLPPIEISKEYIEQLKHELPELPHEKRARFMQQYGLPEYDAQVLTSTRQLAEYYEAVVANGAQPKKASNWIMSEVLAKIDDPEFIDSFIVSPQSLATLLKRIDDATISGKIAKAVFEEMLETGKNPDTIINEKGLRQVTDTKAIESIIDEVIKNNPKSVEDYRNGKDKALKFLIGQVMKESKGKANPQIVNDILIKKLSS, from the coding sequence ATTGATGGTGTCTTTATGGAATTTGATGCAGTAATTGGCTTAGAAGTACATGTTCAGCTAAATACTAAATCAAAAATATTCTGTTCATGTTCAACTCAATTTGGTTCACCAGCAAATACACAAGTGTGCCCGGTATGCCTTGGCCTGCCAGGTGTATTGCCTGTTTTAAATAAGGAAGTGTTAAAAAAAGCTATACAAGCCGGGTTGGCATTGCATTGTAAGATAGCTACATACAGTAAATTTGACCGCAAAAATTATTTTTATCCTGACCTTCCTAAAGCTTACCAAATTTCACAGTATGACAAGCCAATATGTTATGATGGATATATTGAGATAGCAACTAAGGAAGGCATCAAAAAGATTGGTATCACACGCCTGCACATGGAAGAAGATGCTGGAAAAAATATACATAGTGAAGATTCTGATAATAAAATTTCGTACGTCGATTTCAACCGAACTGGTGTCCCATTGGTTGAAATTGTTTCTGAACCGGATATTTCTTCGCCTGATGAAGCATATCAATATCTTCAAAATTTACGTTCCATACTTAAATATATAGAAGTTTCCGACTGTAATATGGAAGAAGGAAGTTTGCGGTGTGATGTAAACGTTTCCTTGAAACCTAAAGGTTCTACAACATTTGGGCAGAAAGTTGAGATAAAGAATCTAAATAGTTTCCGTTCAGTAAAATTGGCTCTTGAGTATGAAATTGAACGCCAGAAAAAGATGTTGCTTCAGAATGAAAGGATAGTTCAAGAAACGCGATTATGGGATGCCGATCGCAATATAACATTTTCAATGCGCTCAAAAGAAGAAGCACATGATTACCGATATTTCCCCGAACCGGATTTGCCACCAATTGAAATTTCAAAAGAATACATTGAACAACTAAAACATGAATTACCCGAATTGCCGCATGAAAAACGTGCTAGGTTTATGCAGCAATATGGATTGCCCGAATACGATGCTCAAGTATTAACATCTACAAGACAACTTGCAGAATATTATGAAGCTGTAGTTGCAAATGGTGCACAACCAAAAAAAGCATCTAACTGGATAATGAGTGAGGTTCTTGCAAAGATTGATGATCCTGAATTCATCGACTCTTTTATTGTCTCACCCCAGAGCTTAGCTACATTGTTGAAGCGAATTGATGATGCAACTATTAGTGGCAAAATTGCTAAAGCCGTTTTTGAAGAAATGCTTGAAACTGGTAAAAATCCTGATACAATTATTAATGAAAAGGGATTGCGTCAGGTAACTGATACCAAAGCTATAGAATCTATTATAGATGAAGTCATTAAAAATAATCCAAAATCGGTTGAAGATTATAGAAATGGAAAGGATAAGGCACTGAAATTTCTCATTGGCCAGGTTATGAAGGAATCAAAGGGCAAAGCAAATCCGCAGATTGTTAACGATATACTTATCAAAAAATTATCAAGCTGA
- a CDS encoding TolC family protein, protein MKCIYNIKTVNSIVFNFLVLIIFGILPTQAGSETIDFIKAQNILLVHNMKLKAMQLQVEQSKKKISIESSLPDPAIKLGINNVPVDTPSFNESDMTSKEIGVYQMIPLFGKLSTKERIAYLEYKKALETYRLYQAYYLHLMRSYFFEIVYFKEYLKIIEETKQYLALLIDIQKSRSTTGISSLSDILKISVESSKLDEEIITVNASIAEMQNNIAYLLGTDSNRNIEYNIKNINFYLVKIQNQIESDQVLANNPELQLLSLQILIDEEGVKLKQKDLYPDVEVGIAYMQRDKTPQGTSRDDMFTVMATFNIPAWFTSKNIPSIQEMKIKKGESEALHKDKQNELTFALNTLSQNIKKWGQLHQLYSNQIIPQLNAMLQADIAYYRAGNIEFMKLVDTIRMRLNYKLQLLNTIKEYCKAISFLHFMQGDISVMDWEGMQ, encoded by the coding sequence ATGAAATGTATATATAACATAAAGACAGTAAATTCAATTGTTTTCAATTTTTTGGTTTTAATAATATTTGGTATTCTACCCACCCAGGCTGGATCTGAAACTATAGATTTCATCAAAGCTCAAAATATACTTTTGGTGCATAATATGAAATTAAAGGCAATGCAGCTTCAGGTTGAACAAAGTAAAAAAAAGATATCTATAGAATCATCATTGCCTGATCCCGCAATAAAGCTGGGTATAAACAATGTTCCAGTTGATACACCATCTTTCAATGAATCAGATATGACAAGCAAAGAAATTGGTGTATATCAAATGATTCCTTTATTTGGGAAGTTATCCACAAAAGAACGAATTGCATACCTTGAATATAAAAAAGCTCTGGAGACTTACAGGCTATATCAGGCATATTATCTACATTTAATGCGCTCATATTTTTTTGAAATTGTATATTTTAAAGAATACCTCAAAATTATAGAAGAAACAAAGCAGTATCTTGCTCTGCTGATAGATATTCAGAAATCAAGAAGTACAACAGGGATTTCCTCATTATCGGATATTCTTAAAATAAGTGTCGAATCATCAAAATTGGATGAAGAGATAATAACTGTCAATGCTTCTATTGCTGAAATGCAAAACAATATCGCATATCTTTTAGGAACAGATAGTAACCGTAATATTGAATACAATATAAAAAATATTAATTTTTATCTGGTAAAAATCCAGAACCAAATTGAAAGTGATCAAGTTTTAGCCAATAATCCTGAATTACAGTTACTATCGCTCCAGATTCTAATTGATGAAGAAGGAGTAAAACTAAAACAGAAAGACCTGTACCCAGATGTGGAAGTAGGAATTGCCTATATGCAGCGAGATAAAACTCCACAAGGAACAAGCCGTGATGATATGTTCACTGTTATGGCAACGTTTAACATACCTGCCTGGTTTACCAGTAAAAACATACCTTCTATTCAAGAGATGAAAATAAAAAAAGGAGAATCAGAAGCGTTACATAAGGATAAACAAAATGAATTAACGTTTGCACTTAACACATTATCACAGAATATAAAAAAGTGGGGGCAACTACACCAACTATATTCCAATCAAATCATTCCACAGCTGAATGCCATGCTCCAAGCTGATATTGCCTATTATAGAGCAGGGAATATTGAATTCATGAAGCTTGTAGATACAATACGTATGCGTTTGAACTACAAACTTCAATTGCTGAATACTATCAAAGAATATTGTAAGGCGATTTCTTTTTTGCATTTTATGCAAGGTGATATCTCTGTAATGGATTGGGAAGGTATGCAATGA